One genomic region from Campylobacter concisus encodes:
- a CDS encoding ACT domain-containing protein: MKAIVTVVGKDKVGIVAGVSAKLSELGLNIDDISQTILDEFFTMMAVVSSNENKDFTVLREELNKLGESLKVKINIQSSAIFDAMHTI; encoded by the coding sequence ATGAAAGCAATCGTAACCGTAGTCGGAAAAGATAAAGTCGGCATCGTAGCTGGTGTATCAGCAAAGCTTAGCGAGCTTGGACTAAATATAGATGATATCTCACAGACTATTTTAGATGAGTTTTTTACGATGATGGCTGTGGTTTCAAGTAATGAAAATAAGGATTTTACGGTCTTAAGAGAAGAGCTTAATAAACTTGGGGAGAGCCTTAAAGTCAAGATTAACATCCAAAGTTCTGCCATCTTTGACGCGATGCATACAATCTAA
- a CDS encoding PFL family protein, producing MDIKNVTETISMIEEQNFDIRTITMGISLLDCIDPDINKACDKIYAKITTKAKDLVKAGNEISAELGIPIVNKRVSVTPISIIGAATDASDYVMIAKTLDRAAIEIGIDFIGGFSALVQKGYQKGDKILIDSIPQALAQTTKVCASVNVGSTKTGINMSAVRDMGHIIKETAAASRMGCAKLVVFANAVEDNPFMAGAFHGVGEADVVINVGVSGPGVVKRALEKVRGESFDIVAETVKKTAFKITRIGQLVGQMASERLGVKFGIVDLSLAPTPAVGDSVARVLEEMGLEAVGTHGTTAALALLNDAVKKGGVMACNQVGGLSGAFIPVSEDEGMIAAVRAGSLNLEKLEAMTAICSVGLDMIAIPADTPSESIAAMIADEAAIGVINQKTTAVRIIPLGCEGDMIEFGGLLGRAPVMKISKASSADFIARGGQIPAPIHSFKN from the coding sequence ATGGACATCAAAAACGTAACCGAAACGATCTCGATGATCGAAGAGCAAAATTTTGACATCAGAACGATCACGATGGGTATCTCTTTACTTGATTGCATTGATCCTGATATCAACAAAGCTTGTGACAAAATTTACGCAAAAATCACCACTAAAGCCAAAGACCTAGTCAAAGCGGGCAACGAAATTTCTGCTGAGCTAGGCATACCAATCGTCAATAAAAGAGTGAGCGTGACGCCTATCTCGATAATCGGAGCGGCAACCGATGCAAGCGACTATGTTATGATTGCAAAGACGCTTGATAGGGCTGCAATTGAGATTGGCATTGATTTTATAGGTGGTTTTTCGGCTCTTGTGCAAAAGGGCTATCAAAAAGGCGATAAAATTTTGATAGATTCTATTCCGCAAGCACTTGCACAGACTACAAAAGTATGTGCAAGCGTCAATGTCGGCTCAACAAAAACAGGCATAAACATGAGTGCTGTGCGTGACATGGGGCACATCATAAAAGAGACGGCAGCTGCTTCTCGAATGGGTTGTGCTAAGCTCGTGGTTTTTGCAAACGCAGTTGAAGACAATCCTTTCATGGCTGGTGCATTTCACGGCGTGGGTGAGGCTGATGTAGTGATAAATGTCGGCGTCTCAGGTCCAGGAGTGGTAAAAAGAGCCCTTGAAAAGGTGCGTGGCGAGAGTTTTGACATAGTGGCTGAGACTGTGAAAAAGACGGCATTTAAGATCACTCGCATCGGTCAGCTCGTGGGCCAAATGGCGAGTGAAAGGCTTGGCGTGAAATTTGGTATCGTTGATCTTTCTCTTGCCCCAACACCAGCCGTGGGCGACTCGGTGGCTCGTGTGCTTGAGGAGATGGGGCTGGAGGCTGTTGGTACGCACGGAACGACTGCGGCACTTGCTCTCCTAAATGACGCAGTAAAAAAAGGTGGCGTCATGGCGTGCAATCAAGTGGGCGGCTTAAGCGGTGCATTTATCCCGGTCTCAGAAGATGAAGGCATGATAGCTGCGGTGCGCGCGGGATCGCTAAATTTAGAAAAGCTTGAAGCGATGACCGCGATATGCTCGGTTGGTCTTGATATGATCGCTATACCTGCTGACACACCAAGCGAGAGCATAGCTGCGATGATCGCTGATGAGGCGGCTATCGGAGTTATAAATCAAAAAACAACGGCCGTTCGAATTATACCTCTTGGATGTGAGGGCGATATGATCGAGTTTGGCGGCCTTTTAGGAAGAGCACCTGTGATGAAGATAAGCAAAGCCTCTAGTGCCGACTTCATCGCTCGTGGCGGACAAATTCCAGCACCTATCCATAGTTTTAAAAACTAA